From a region of the Dictyostelium discoideum AX4 chromosome 2 chromosome, whole genome shotgun sequence genome:
- a CDS encoding hypothetical protein (Similar to Acanthamoeba castellanii (Amoeba). disulfide-like protein) yields the protein MNKNFKFIILIFLIVSILFINLNNCQDNDNEEVDMNDNSNSDVIILTDSNFEDLTTSNPNETWMVEFYAPWCFHCKNLKKTYDQLSTKLKQQDPNLKVAKIDCVANPKQCKRFSIRSYPTIKVIKGNSVYDMKGEKTLNSLNEFINKGYEKSVDQIKQLPASIILKVVDLTDKTFPSVNDGSWLIYFHIPRCIYCEKFMSEFDALPSADFSKSNEKFNFGKINCQTYKEICDLYRVEYFPNVKFFENSTNLYYNFNHEPTTSNLKEFAMFYYKHVSPIKRPWNAMFSLFEEAIREFVWLFLLVSFLFGFFICYIFYGMVPPSPPPPPPPPSTIQSKNQIQTKMKKSE from the exons atgaataagaattttaaatttattattttaatatttttaatagtatcaattttatttataaatttaaataattgtcaagataatgataatgaagaggTTGATAtgaatgataatagtaatagtgatGTTATAATACTTACAGATTCAAATTTTGAAGATTTGACAACATCAAATCCAAATGAAACTTGGATGGTAGAATTTTATGCACCTTGGTGTTTTCATTGTAAAAACTTAAAGAAAACATATGACCAATTATctacaaaattaaaacaacaagacCCAAATCTTAAAGTTGCAAAAATAGATTGTGTTGCAAATCCAAAACAATGTAAAAGATTCTCAATTAGATCATATCCAACAATTAAAGT tataaaAGGAAATTCAGTTTATGATATGAAAGGTGAGAAAAcattaaatagtttaaatgaatttataaataaaggTTATGAAAAGAGTGTTGatcaaattaaacaattaccAGCATCAATTATTCTTAAAGTTGTCGATCTTACAGATAAAACATTCCCATCAGTAAATGATGGGTCAtggttaatttattttcatattccAAGATGTATTTATTGTGAAAAATTTATGTCAGAATTTGATGCATTGCCATCAGCAGATTtctcaaaatcaaatgaaaaatttaattttggaaaaattaattgtcaAACTTATAAAg aaatatgtGATTTATATAGAGTAGAATATTTCCCAAACGTTAAATT tttcgaaaattcaacaaatttatattataatttcaatcaCGAACCTACTACATCTAATTTAAAAGAGTTTGCaatgttttattataaaCATGTTTCCCCTATAAAGAGACCATGGAATGCAATgttttctttatttgaaGAGGCAATTAGAGAGTTTGTTTGGCTATTCTTATTGGTATCgtttttatttggtttctttatttgttatattttttatggAATGgtaccaccatcaccaccaccaccaccaccaccaccatcaacaattcaatctaaaaatcaaattcaaactaaaatgaaaaagtCTGAGTAA